The Macaca fascicularis isolate 582-1 chromosome 11, T2T-MFA8v1.1 genome includes a region encoding these proteins:
- the SP7 gene encoding transcription factor Sp7 isoform X2, with protein MLTAACSKFGGSSPLRDSTTLGKAGTKKPYSVGSDLSASKTMGDAYPAPFSSTNGLLSPAGSPPAPTSGYANDYPPFSHSFPGPTGTQEPGLLVPKGHGSSDCLPSVYTSLDMTHPYGSWYKAGIHAGISPGPGNAPTPWWDMHPGGNWLGGGQGQGDGLQGTLPTGPAQPPLNPQLPTYPSDFAPINPAPYPAPHLLQPGPQHVLPQDVYKPKAVGNSGQLEGSGGAKPPRGASTGGSGGYGGSGAGRSSCDCPNCQELERLGAAAAGLRKKPIHSCHIPGCGKVYGKASHLKAHLRWHTGERPFVCNWLFCGKRFTRSDELERHVRTHTREKKFTCLLCSKRFTRSDHLSKHQRTHGEPGPGPPPSGPKELGEVRSTGEEEASQTPRPSASPATPEKAPGGSPEQSNLLEI; from the coding sequence ATGCTGACGGCAGCGTGCAGCAAATTTGGTGGCTCCAGCCCTCTGCGGGACTCAACAACACTGGGCAAAGCAGGCACAAAGAAGCCGTACTCTGTGGGCAGTGACCTTTCAGCCTCCAAAACCATGGGGGATGCTTATCCAGCCCCCTTTTCAAGCACTAATGGGCTCCTCTCACCTGCAGGCAGTCCTCCAGCACCCACCTCAGGCTATGCCAACGACTACCCTCCCTTTTCCCACTCATTCCCTGGGCCCACGGGCACCCAGGAGCCTGGGCTACTAGTGCCCAAGGGGCACGGCTCTTCTGACTGTCTGCCCAGTGTCTACACCTCTCTGGACATGACACATCCCTATGGCTCCTGGTACAAGGCAGGCATCCATGCAGGCATTTCACCAGGCCCAGGCAATGCTCCTACTCCATGGTGGGACATGCACCCTGGAGGCAACTGGCtaggtggtgggcagggccagggtGATGGGCTGCAAGGGACACTGCCCACAGGTCCAGCTCAGCCTCCACTGAACCCCCAGCTGCCCACCTACCCATCCGACTTTGCTCCTATTAATCCAGCCCCCTACCCAGCTCCCCACCTCTTGCAACCAGGGCCCCAGCATGTCTTGCCCCAAGATGTCTATAAACCCAAGGCAGTGGGAAATAGTGGGCAGCTGGAAGGGAGCGGTGGAGCCAAACCCCCACGGGGTGCAAGCACCGGGGGCAGTGGTGGATATGGGGGCAGTGGGGCAGGTCGCTCCTCCTGCGACTGCCCTAATTGCCAGGAGCTAGAGAGGCTGGGAGCAGCAGCGGCTGGGCTGCGGAAGAAGCCCATCCACAGCTGCCACATCCCTGGCTGCGGCAAGGTGTATGGCAAGGCTTCGCACCTGAAGGCCCACTTGCGCTGGCACACAGGCGAGAGGCCTTTCGTCTGCAACTGGCTCTTCTGTGGCAAGAGGTTCACTCGTTCGGATGAGCTGGAGCGTCACGTGCGCACTCACACCCGGGAGAAGAAGTTCACCTGCCTGCTCTGCTCCAAGCGCTTTACCCGAAGTGACCACCTGAGCAAACACCAGCGCACCCATGGAGAACCAGGCCCGGGTCCCCCTCCCAGTGGCcccaaggagctgggagaggTCCGCAGCACAGGGGAAGAGGAGGCCAGTCAGACGCCCCGACCTTCCGCCTCGCCAGCAACCCCAGAGAAAGCCCCTGGAGGCAGCCCTGAGCAGAGCAACTTGCTGGAGATCTGA
- the SP7 gene encoding transcription factor Sp7 isoform X1 has translation MASSLLEEEVHYGSSPLAMLTAACSKFGGSSPLRDSTTLGKAGTKKPYSVGSDLSASKTMGDAYPAPFSSTNGLLSPAGSPPAPTSGYANDYPPFSHSFPGPTGTQEPGLLVPKGHGSSDCLPSVYTSLDMTHPYGSWYKAGIHAGISPGPGNAPTPWWDMHPGGNWLGGGQGQGDGLQGTLPTGPAQPPLNPQLPTYPSDFAPINPAPYPAPHLLQPGPQHVLPQDVYKPKAVGNSGQLEGSGGAKPPRGASTGGSGGYGGSGAGRSSCDCPNCQELERLGAAAAGLRKKPIHSCHIPGCGKVYGKASHLKAHLRWHTGERPFVCNWLFCGKRFTRSDELERHVRTHTREKKFTCLLCSKRFTRSDHLSKHQRTHGEPGPGPPPSGPKELGEVRSTGEEEASQTPRPSASPATPEKAPGGSPEQSNLLEI, from the exons ATGGCGTCCTCCCTGCTTGAG GAGGAAGTTCACTATGGCTCCAGTCCCCTGGCCATGCTGACGGCAGCGTGCAGCAAATTTGGTGGCTCCAGCCCTCTGCGGGACTCAACAACACTGGGCAAAGCAGGCACAAAGAAGCCGTACTCTGTGGGCAGTGACCTTTCAGCCTCCAAAACCATGGGGGATGCTTATCCAGCCCCCTTTTCAAGCACTAATGGGCTCCTCTCACCTGCAGGCAGTCCTCCAGCACCCACCTCAGGCTATGCCAACGACTACCCTCCCTTTTCCCACTCATTCCCTGGGCCCACGGGCACCCAGGAGCCTGGGCTACTAGTGCCCAAGGGGCACGGCTCTTCTGACTGTCTGCCCAGTGTCTACACCTCTCTGGACATGACACATCCCTATGGCTCCTGGTACAAGGCAGGCATCCATGCAGGCATTTCACCAGGCCCAGGCAATGCTCCTACTCCATGGTGGGACATGCACCCTGGAGGCAACTGGCtaggtggtgggcagggccagggtGATGGGCTGCAAGGGACACTGCCCACAGGTCCAGCTCAGCCTCCACTGAACCCCCAGCTGCCCACCTACCCATCCGACTTTGCTCCTATTAATCCAGCCCCCTACCCAGCTCCCCACCTCTTGCAACCAGGGCCCCAGCATGTCTTGCCCCAAGATGTCTATAAACCCAAGGCAGTGGGAAATAGTGGGCAGCTGGAAGGGAGCGGTGGAGCCAAACCCCCACGGGGTGCAAGCACCGGGGGCAGTGGTGGATATGGGGGCAGTGGGGCAGGTCGCTCCTCCTGCGACTGCCCTAATTGCCAGGAGCTAGAGAGGCTGGGAGCAGCAGCGGCTGGGCTGCGGAAGAAGCCCATCCACAGCTGCCACATCCCTGGCTGCGGCAAGGTGTATGGCAAGGCTTCGCACCTGAAGGCCCACTTGCGCTGGCACACAGGCGAGAGGCCTTTCGTCTGCAACTGGCTCTTCTGTGGCAAGAGGTTCACTCGTTCGGATGAGCTGGAGCGTCACGTGCGCACTCACACCCGGGAGAAGAAGTTCACCTGCCTGCTCTGCTCCAAGCGCTTTACCCGAAGTGACCACCTGAGCAAACACCAGCGCACCCATGGAGAACCAGGCCCGGGTCCCCCTCCCAGTGGCcccaaggagctgggagaggTCCGCAGCACAGGGGAAGAGGAGGCCAGTCAGACGCCCCGACCTTCCGCCTCGCCAGCAACCCCAGAGAAAGCCCCTGGAGGCAGCCCTGAGCAGAGCAACTTGCTGGAGATCTGA